A stretch of the Myxococcales bacterium genome encodes the following:
- a CDS encoding aldehyde dehydrogenase family protein, whose translation MHTTDMWLGGARVEACGRLPVHDRWTGEPFAEVAQADVGLCRRAVAASEAAFRELRRAPSHARRDACARVAAGLRREAAELAELVAREAGKPISLARAEVERAATTFELAAECATQPRGEVLSLDRVASHARYAGRYERVPLGPVLAFSPFNFPLNLVAHKVAPALACGASVLVKPSPRTPLSALALGRLVREAGLHPDAMIVLPTSDALAGELVADPAFAVFTFTGSDRVGYALKARCAKKRALLELGGNAAAIVHHDAPELGRALDALTTSAFAYAGQVCIKTQRIYVHDTLFDEVLAGLAERAARLAPEEPTAAVGVLGPMIDAASAARVDAWVDEALASSSAGVRAAHRAGRDGARLGPAVLTCQGEPRGLRVVEEEAFGPVLVVRRYAELAEALEEVNASRYGLQAGLFTDSARAIDLAFDALDVGGLVVNDTPSFRSDAMPYGGMKDSGLGREGVAHAVLEYTAPKMLVTRRG comes from the coding sequence ATGCATACTACAGACATGTGGCTCGGCGGCGCGCGGGTCGAGGCGTGTGGTCGGCTGCCCGTGCACGACCGGTGGACCGGCGAGCCGTTCGCCGAGGTGGCGCAGGCCGACGTGGGTCTGTGTCGGCGCGCCGTCGCCGCGAGCGAGGCCGCGTTCCGCGAGCTACGCCGGGCGCCGAGCCACGCGCGCCGCGACGCCTGCGCGCGCGTCGCGGCGGGGCTGCGCCGCGAGGCCGCCGAGCTCGCCGAGCTCGTCGCGCGTGAAGCGGGCAAGCCCATCTCCCTCGCGCGGGCCGAGGTCGAGCGGGCCGCGACCACGTTCGAGCTCGCGGCCGAGTGCGCCACGCAGCCTCGGGGCGAGGTCCTCTCGCTCGACCGCGTCGCGTCGCATGCGCGCTACGCGGGGCGCTACGAGCGCGTGCCGCTCGGCCCCGTCCTCGCGTTCTCCCCGTTCAACTTCCCCCTGAACCTGGTCGCGCACAAGGTCGCCCCGGCGCTCGCCTGCGGCGCGAGCGTGCTCGTGAAGCCTTCGCCGCGCACGCCGCTGTCGGCGCTCGCCCTCGGCCGGCTGGTGAGGGAGGCCGGCCTCCACCCCGACGCGATGATCGTCCTCCCCACGTCCGACGCCCTCGCCGGCGAGCTCGTGGCCGACCCCGCGTTCGCGGTGTTCACCTTCACCGGCAGCGACCGCGTGGGCTACGCGCTGAAGGCCCGGTGCGCGAAAAAGCGCGCCCTCCTCGAGCTCGGCGGAAACGCCGCGGCGATCGTTCACCACGACGCCCCCGAGCTCGGCCGCGCGCTCGACGCGCTCACGACGAGCGCCTTCGCTTACGCCGGTCAGGTGTGCATCAAGACCCAGCGAATTTACGTGCATGATACACTATTCGACGAGGTGCTCGCCGGGCTCGCCGAGCGCGCCGCGAGGCTCGCCCCGGAGGAGCCCACCGCCGCCGTGGGCGTGCTCGGCCCGATGATCGACGCCGCCAGCGCCGCCCGGGTGGACGCGTGGGTCGACGAGGCGCTCGCCTCGAGCTCGGCGGGAGTGCGCGCCGCGCACCGCGCAGGACGCGACGGCGCGAGGCTCGGCCCCGCGGTGCTGACCTGCCAAGGAGAACCTCGCGGCCTCCGCGTGGTGGAGGAAGAGGCCTTCGGCCCCGTGCTGGTCGTGCGCCGGTACGCCGAGCTCGCCGAGGCGCTCGAGGAGGTGAACGCCTCCCGCTACGGCCTCCAAGCGGGCCTCTTCACCGACTCGGCCCGCGCGATCGATCTCGCGTTCGACGCGCTCGACGTGGGCGGCCTGGTCGTGAACGACACGCCCAGCTTCCGCAGCGACGCGATGCCGTACGGAGGCATGAAGGACTCTGGCCTCGGGCGCGAGGGCGTCGCGCACGCCGTCCTCGAGTACACGGCGCCCAAGATGCTCGTCACCCGCCGCGGATAG
- a CDS encoding SMI1/KNR4 family protein: MVDELKKSFKIPTRYRHFLLEANPVRVETATPVEKVRLIPAEELAQAQAAAKSGEGGAATDWRGSWVVVGESALLGDPYFLDVSKPDPEGDCPVYTAMSGQEKWVPTLAASSFAQFLRILATGMEIASGFGEAIMDDEDEENFREAMAPKVKVIDGAALRAGHWT; this comes from the coding sequence CTGGTCGACGAACTGAAGAAAAGCTTCAAAATTCCCACGCGTTACCGCCATTTCTTGCTCGAGGCGAACCCGGTGCGCGTCGAGACCGCGACCCCGGTCGAGAAGGTGCGGCTCATCCCGGCGGAAGAGCTCGCCCAGGCGCAGGCCGCGGCGAAGTCCGGCGAAGGCGGGGCCGCGACCGACTGGCGCGGCTCGTGGGTGGTCGTGGGCGAGAGCGCCCTCCTTGGCGATCCCTATTTTCTGGACGTCTCCAAGCCCGATCCCGAGGGCGACTGCCCCGTGTACACGGCGATGAGCGGCCAAGAGAAGTGGGTGCCCACCCTGGCCGCCTCCAGCTTCGCGCAGTTTCTCCGCATCCTCGCCACGGGCATGGAGATCGCCAGCGGCTTTGGCGAGGCCATCATGGACGACGAAGACGAAGAGAACTTCCGCGAGGCGATGGCCCCCAAGGTGAAGGTCATCGACGGCGCCGCGCTGCGCGCTGGCCACTGGACCTGA
- a CDS encoding 3-hydroxyacyl-CoA dehydrogenase family protein: MKTVAVLGAGTMGRGIAQVSAAKGNPTRLTDVDEARARAALADIAAQLEKLVQKGKLTSDVRHATMSNLSLAPSAATACDGADVVIEAIVENMAAKAELLSGVLPVLSANALVATNTSSLSITELGGRLGAAERTVGLHFFNPVPVMELVEVVRGLKTSAETVERALDFAKSLGKTPIVVNDVPGFATSRLGVILGVEAMRMVEQGVASVADIDRGMELGYRHPMGPLKLTDLVGLDVRLAILEHLHREVGDQFRPPPLLRQMVRAGKLGKKSGEGFYRWENGQVVG; the protein is encoded by the coding sequence ATGAAGACGGTGGCCGTGCTGGGGGCAGGGACGATGGGTCGGGGCATCGCGCAGGTGTCCGCGGCGAAGGGCAACCCGACCCGCCTCACCGACGTCGACGAGGCGCGCGCGCGCGCGGCGCTGGCCGACATCGCCGCGCAGCTCGAGAAGCTCGTGCAGAAGGGCAAACTGACGAGCGACGTGCGCCACGCCACGATGTCGAACCTGTCGCTCGCGCCAAGCGCGGCCACCGCGTGCGACGGCGCCGACGTGGTCATCGAGGCGATCGTCGAGAACATGGCCGCGAAGGCCGAGCTGCTCTCCGGTGTGCTCCCCGTCCTCTCGGCGAACGCGCTCGTGGCGACCAACACGTCGTCGCTCTCGATCACCGAGCTCGGCGGTCGGTTGGGCGCGGCGGAGCGCACGGTCGGCTTGCACTTCTTCAACCCGGTGCCCGTGATGGAGCTCGTCGAGGTCGTGCGCGGCCTCAAGACCAGCGCCGAGACCGTCGAGCGCGCGCTCGACTTCGCCAAGTCCCTCGGCAAGACCCCCATCGTGGTGAACGACGTGCCCGGGTTCGCGACGAGCCGCCTGGGCGTCATCCTCGGCGTCGAGGCGATGCGCATGGTCGAGCAGGGCGTGGCCAGCGTCGCGGACATCGACCGCGGCATGGAGCTTGGCTACCGCCACCCGATGGGGCCGCTGAAGCTCACTGACCTCGTCGGCCTCGACGTGCGCCTGGCGATCCTCGAGCACCTCCACCGCGAGGTCGGCGACCAGTTTCGCCCGCCGCCGCTGCTCCGGCAGATGGTCCGCGCGGGCAAGCTCGGCAAGAAGAGCGGCGAGGGGTTCTACCGCTGGGAGAATGGCCAGGTCGTCGGCTAG
- the ruvA gene encoding Holliday junction branch migration protein RuvA has product MIARLTGLLVEELDGSLLVDVGGVGYEITAPLGTRGRARLDADGRGTLLVHTHVREDALQLFGFATDADRAAFRVLIGVASVGPRTAISILSALPAPELARAIARKELNTLTSIPGVGKKTAERLLLELKDKLPEGPLGPGGPARPRGEPLGVPASSPASKGDLLFGALTKMGYKAGEAERAVAALGSRVEEAELPALLREALALLAK; this is encoded by the coding sequence GTGATCGCGCGCCTCACAGGTCTCCTCGTGGAGGAGCTCGACGGCTCGTTGCTCGTCGACGTGGGCGGCGTCGGCTACGAAATCACCGCGCCGCTCGGCACGCGCGGCCGAGCGCGGCTCGACGCCGACGGGCGCGGCACGCTCCTCGTGCACACGCACGTGCGCGAAGACGCCCTCCAGCTCTTCGGGTTCGCGACCGACGCCGATCGCGCCGCCTTTCGGGTGCTCATCGGCGTGGCGAGCGTGGGCCCGCGCACCGCCATCTCGATCTTGAGCGCGCTGCCTGCGCCTGAGCTCGCGCGGGCCATCGCGCGAAAGGAGCTCAACACGCTCACCTCCATTCCGGGGGTGGGCAAGAAGACGGCCGAGCGCCTGCTGCTCGAGCTGAAGGACAAGCTCCCCGAGGGGCCCCTCGGTCCGGGCGGCCCGGCGCGTCCGCGGGGGGAGCCGCTCGGCGTGCCTGCCTCGAGCCCCGCATCGAAGGGCGACCTCCTGTTCGGCGCGCTCACGAAAATGGGCTACAAGGCGGGCGAGGCCGAGCGCGCGGTGGCGGCGCTGGGCTCACGGGTCGAAGAAGCCGAGCTCCCCGCCCTCCTCCGGGAGGCGCTCGCCCTCCTCGCGAAGTAG
- a CDS encoding DUF2330 domain-containing protein has translation MTRLHLACLASLVLGTALLTESSAEACGGCFVPPENNTVVTDHRMILSVGQGQSTLYDQIRYQGSPASFAWVLPIAGEAQVGLSADLVFSVLDGMTQVGVVAPPRNCPPPPVCDRRNEAPQSAGFSDAGSAAPGGVTVTKQEVVGPYETVQLQATNPQALNDWLATNGFSIPADVKPVVAAYVTEHFNFLAMKLRPGATVQSMRPVRVTTSGSTVTLPLRMVAAGTGAVVGISLWVLGQGRYESTNFPMFTVKAEDIAWDWTKNASNFKEVRAAKAAATPGRGWELESSIGVSTQQLDSAIRNGFVPSPGGFGGPGGPPRNADDDYSAIPPVDGKPGKTAAEVRDEDLGVLLGRVVSGAQIRTTRMRSDLAHAALTEDLVLAASPDQGLLGTTRQVTRELNEPLCPVYDGCDVVGQAPRSEAAAMAGGSGSDGSLRSNCSTSGASGNASSGGALLAGLGALGLVVGRLRRRRSA, from the coding sequence ATGACCCGCCTTCACCTCGCCTGCCTCGCCTCTCTCGTCCTCGGCACTGCCCTGCTCACCGAGAGCTCGGCGGAGGCCTGCGGCGGCTGCTTCGTGCCTCCCGAGAACAACACCGTGGTGACCGACCACCGGATGATCCTCTCGGTAGGCCAAGGGCAGTCCACTCTCTACGACCAGATCCGCTACCAAGGCTCGCCCGCCTCGTTCGCCTGGGTGCTCCCGATCGCCGGCGAGGCGCAGGTGGGGCTCTCCGCCGATCTCGTGTTCTCGGTGCTCGACGGCATGACCCAGGTCGGCGTCGTCGCGCCCCCGCGGAACTGCCCGCCCCCGCCCGTTTGTGACCGCCGCAACGAAGCGCCGCAGTCCGCGGGGTTCTCCGACGCCGGCTCCGCGGCGCCAGGCGGCGTCACGGTGACGAAGCAGGAGGTCGTCGGTCCTTACGAGACCGTGCAGCTCCAGGCCACGAACCCCCAGGCCCTGAACGACTGGCTCGCCACCAACGGCTTCTCCATCCCCGCGGACGTGAAGCCCGTCGTCGCGGCGTACGTGACCGAGCACTTCAACTTCCTCGCGATGAAGCTCCGGCCAGGCGCCACAGTGCAGTCGATGCGGCCCGTGCGCGTCACCACCTCGGGGTCCACGGTCACGCTCCCGCTCCGCATGGTCGCCGCGGGCACGGGCGCAGTCGTCGGCATCTCCCTGTGGGTCCTCGGCCAGGGCCGCTACGAGTCGACGAACTTCCCGATGTTCACCGTGAAGGCTGAAGATATCGCGTGGGACTGGACAAAAAACGCGAGCAACTTCAAGGAAGTGCGCGCTGCCAAGGCCGCCGCCACCCCCGGCCGCGGCTGGGAGCTCGAGTCTAGCATCGGCGTCAGCACCCAGCAGCTCGACAGCGCGATCCGCAACGGCTTCGTGCCGAGCCCCGGCGGCTTTGGGGGTCCCGGCGGTCCGCCGCGCAACGCCGACGACGACTACTCCGCGATCCCTCCGGTGGACGGCAAGCCCGGCAAGACCGCCGCGGAGGTGCGCGACGAGGACCTCGGAGTGCTCCTCGGCCGCGTCGTCTCGGGCGCGCAGATCCGCACCACGCGCATGCGCTCCGACCTCGCACACGCCGCGCTGACGGAGGACCTCGTCCTCGCCGCCTCGCCGGACCAGGGCCTGCTCGGCACCACGCGCCAGGTCACGCGCGAGCTGAACGAGCCTCTGTGCCCGGTGTACGACGGCTGCGACGTCGTCGGCCAGGCGCCGCGCAGCGAGGCGGCGGCGATGGCCGGCGGCTCCGGGTCGGACGGGTCACTCCGCAGCAACTGCTCCACCTCGGGCGCGAGCGGCAACGCCAGCTCCGGTGGCGCGCTGCTCGCAGGGCTCGGTGCGCTCGGGCTCGTGGTGGGGCGCCTCCGCCGTCGCCGCTCCGCCTGA
- a CDS encoding DUF3365 domain-containing protein gives MKRWVLASCLLSLGSLGSLGSLGCGRDSRRDEAALTRADAAASLYATALRERLQQAMKQGGPKLAVEVCRSDAKALAVRAGAQSTTRVGRGSLRLRSAANAPPPWVDGWLKAQGERSAGDVKGVREVQGGVAHVLRPIAVEGVCLTCHGEPASLAPEVREALRAAYPDDRATGYKVGDLRGALWAEAPVAAAGP, from the coding sequence ATGAAGCGCTGGGTCCTCGCCTCCTGCTTGCTCTCGCTCGGCTCGCTCGGCTCGCTCGGCTCGCTCGGCTGCGGTCGCGACTCCCGTCGCGACGAGGCCGCCCTCACCCGCGCGGACGCCGCGGCCTCTCTCTACGCGACGGCGCTGCGGGAGCGACTCCAACAGGCCATGAAGCAAGGTGGCCCGAAGCTCGCCGTCGAGGTGTGCCGGTCCGACGCGAAGGCCCTGGCGGTGCGCGCCGGAGCCCAGTCGACGACGCGTGTGGGCCGCGGCTCGCTCCGCCTTCGGAGCGCCGCGAACGCGCCCCCGCCCTGGGTCGACGGTTGGCTCAAGGCGCAGGGGGAGCGCAGCGCGGGCGACGTGAAGGGCGTGAGGGAGGTCCAAGGGGGCGTCGCCCACGTGCTACGCCCCATCGCGGTCGAGGGCGTGTGCCTCACCTGCCACGGCGAGCCCGCTTCCCTCGCGCCCGAGGTCCGGGAGGCCCTGCGGGCGGCGTATCCGGACGATCGCGCCACGGGATACAAGGTCGGCGATCTGCGCGGCGCGCTCTGGGCGGAGGCGCCGGTGGCGGCTGCGGGGCCGTAG
- a CDS encoding GNAT family N-acetyltransferase: MIDVRAPTLEELPAVAALAAKLVRLHERFDPQRFVHLDDPEAGYARFLPRVLGDAKTVLLVAVSAGRVVGYAYATLEGLDYFALLGPCGKLHDLYVDDDARGLGAGEALVREVKAELRRRGAPRVVLLTATQNAPAQRLFARAGFRTTMLELTAEIEEP, encoded by the coding sequence GTGATCGACGTCCGCGCCCCCACCCTCGAAGAGCTCCCGGCGGTCGCCGCGCTGGCCGCGAAGCTCGTGCGGCTCCACGAGCGCTTCGATCCGCAGCGGTTCGTTCACCTCGACGATCCCGAGGCGGGCTACGCGAGGTTCCTGCCGCGGGTGCTCGGCGACGCGAAGACGGTGCTGCTCGTGGCGGTCTCCGCGGGGCGGGTGGTCGGCTACGCGTACGCCACGCTCGAGGGGCTCGACTACTTCGCCCTGCTCGGACCGTGCGGAAAGCTGCACGATCTCTACGTCGACGACGACGCGCGCGGGCTCGGCGCCGGGGAGGCGCTCGTGCGGGAGGTGAAGGCGGAGCTGCGCCGTCGCGGCGCCCCGCGGGTGGTGCTGCTCACCGCCACCCAGAACGCGCCGGCCCAGCGGCTGTTCGCGCGCGCGGGGTTCCGCACGACCATGCTCGAGCTCACCGCCGAGATCGAGGAGCCCTGA
- a CDS encoding carbohydrate porin — MLIRSLVARPLPRSLSARELVAVAPLAATLLFAPPALAEDAPVQGASAPASPAGEGPTLRGSAPIVAPPAKAEAPAKPTAAVAGGDAKTSYGAPAPAPSSTHEGRFEFGSYGRVWAASDLRGRMGRGSNVVAFGPRLVDEGNYAELELRREDKWSDKVRGRVVSTLALFPPFFHFSGNPANSIGVRNLYAQGTYDKVTMWAGSRMYRGDDIYLLNWWPLDNQNTVGGGAFGSFDSKMGTTFLAAHLGQQRLDNPYQAQQIPVVAPYGFGTVNITRLDRPRTVATLKLTQFLRNGPEAHFFDDDKAGFKVSFYGEGHQIASGVLQDPLTKKDRDLPSDGGFLVGSQLTYYTGQRDTHAHLFLRHARGIAAYDPLEAPTTFALDRSTQGASDTRIALSGNVESGAFALAWGAYVRFFRDASTEPTTTQKYDEGAVVARPSVFLGEHFGLSVEGSYQQRRLQIVRPGEDAPLTAGVARFGVMPYFSPSGRGTFKRPQIRLLYSVTARDAGARALYATEDVVGQRSTDHFLGLGAEWWFNSSSYP, encoded by the coding sequence ATGCTAATCCGGTCTCTCGTGGCGCGCCCCCTCCCTCGATCCCTCTCCGCCCGCGAACTTGTCGCCGTCGCGCCGCTCGCCGCGACGCTGCTCTTCGCGCCGCCGGCCCTCGCGGAAGACGCGCCCGTTCAAGGAGCTAGCGCGCCCGCCTCGCCGGCGGGCGAGGGGCCCACGCTGCGCGGGTCGGCGCCGATCGTCGCGCCACCCGCGAAGGCCGAAGCCCCCGCGAAGCCGACCGCGGCCGTGGCGGGCGGCGACGCGAAGACCTCGTACGGCGCCCCCGCGCCCGCGCCTTCGTCGACCCACGAGGGTCGCTTCGAGTTCGGCTCGTACGGGCGCGTGTGGGCCGCGAGCGATCTGCGCGGGCGCATGGGCCGCGGGTCGAACGTCGTCGCGTTCGGTCCGCGCCTCGTCGACGAGGGCAACTACGCCGAGCTCGAGCTCCGGCGCGAAGACAAGTGGAGCGACAAGGTCCGCGGCCGCGTGGTCTCCACGCTCGCGCTGTTCCCCCCGTTCTTTCACTTCTCGGGCAACCCCGCGAACTCCATCGGAGTGCGCAACCTCTACGCGCAGGGCACCTACGACAAGGTCACGATGTGGGCGGGCTCGCGGATGTACCGCGGCGACGACATCTATCTGCTCAACTGGTGGCCCCTCGACAACCAGAACACCGTGGGCGGCGGCGCGTTCGGCTCGTTCGACTCGAAGATGGGCACGACGTTCCTCGCCGCCCACCTCGGACAGCAGCGCCTGGACAACCCGTACCAGGCGCAGCAAATCCCGGTGGTCGCGCCCTACGGCTTCGGCACGGTGAACATCACGCGGCTCGACCGCCCGCGCACCGTCGCCACGCTGAAGCTCACGCAGTTTCTCCGCAACGGCCCGGAGGCGCACTTCTTCGACGACGACAAGGCGGGCTTCAAGGTCTCGTTCTACGGCGAGGGCCACCAAATCGCCTCCGGCGTGCTCCAGGACCCGCTCACCAAGAAAGACCGCGATCTCCCGTCGGACGGCGGCTTCCTCGTGGGCAGTCAGCTCACGTACTACACGGGCCAGCGCGACACGCACGCGCACCTCTTTTTGCGGCACGCGCGCGGCATCGCGGCGTACGACCCGCTCGAGGCCCCCACCACCTTCGCGCTCGACCGAAGCACGCAGGGCGCGAGCGACACGCGCATCGCCCTCTCCGGCAACGTGGAGAGCGGCGCCTTCGCGCTCGCCTGGGGCGCCTACGTGCGCTTCTTCCGCGACGCCTCTACCGAGCCCACGACCACGCAGAAGTACGACGAGGGCGCCGTCGTCGCGCGCCCCTCGGTGTTCCTCGGCGAGCACTTCGGGCTGTCGGTGGAGGGCAGCTATCAGCAGCGGCGACTCCAGATCGTGAGGCCCGGCGAGGACGCGCCCCTCACCGCCGGCGTCGCCCGCTTCGGCGTGATGCCCTATTTCTCCCCCTCGGGGCGCGGCACGTTCAAGCGCCCTCAGATTCGTCTGCTCTATTCCGTGACCGCGCGCGACGCCGGGGCGAGGGCGCTCTACGCCACCGAGGACGTCGTCGGCCAGCGCAGCACAGACCACTTCCTCGGGCTCGGCGCCGAGTGGTGGTTCAACTCGAGCTCGTACCCATGA
- a CDS encoding alpha-amylase, with the protein MKKATSLLALAVVACAFTNQAACVAIPEEGKPPVLGTRVQDWRDEVIYQVLVDRFADGSVNNNFQVRPGALARYQGGDWQGMIEHLDYIEKLGVTTLWISPVVKNVETDADVDGYHGYWAQDLTQTNPHFGDIADLRALVAEAHKRKLKVVLDIVTNHMGQAFYYDMNLNGNPDIYIGGTGSTSPVTRISEFDPDWDPRGVQAFTSLGNAGRAPIIFIQDPNINRVPPAPGVLGRLEGYHGFGRILNYDDDAQRLLGDFPGGLKDVNTENPEVRKTMIDVYAKWVEETDLDGFRIDTVKHVEYEFWETFAPEVRKRLAAKGKQKFLMFGEAFDGNDKLLGSYTLPKRLDSVFYFSQHFQVFRDVFQYANSPEQKGTKQIADLWGERSKNYGAEPQEGGIGIPPTKALVNFLDNHDVARFLFYARGQDAEKKASMRNALTLLMTEDGIPCLYYGTEQDFAGGNDPANREVLWDTKFATSGDTFLHFSKLARLRRSYAALRRGDLAVVYSTPHTGDEADAGVFAFERTGGDAGNAYALVVLNTNGKKASTTEDAGKGMKTTLAPGITLVDVLDPEQPRFTVEGDGSVKVSVPAQRGRVLVPETQVVR; encoded by the coding sequence ATGAAGAAAGCCACATCGCTCCTCGCCCTCGCCGTCGTCGCCTGCGCGTTCACGAACCAAGCCGCCTGCGTGGCTATCCCCGAGGAGGGCAAGCCGCCCGTCTTGGGCACGCGCGTGCAGGACTGGCGCGACGAGGTCATCTACCAGGTGCTCGTCGACCGCTTCGCCGACGGCAGCGTGAACAACAACTTCCAGGTGCGCCCCGGCGCGCTCGCGCGCTACCAGGGCGGCGACTGGCAGGGGATGATCGAGCACCTCGACTACATCGAGAAGCTTGGCGTCACCACCTTGTGGATCTCGCCGGTCGTGAAGAACGTCGAGACCGACGCCGACGTGGACGGCTACCACGGCTATTGGGCGCAAGACCTCACGCAGACGAACCCGCACTTTGGCGACATCGCCGATCTGCGCGCGCTCGTGGCCGAGGCCCACAAGCGCAAGCTCAAGGTGGTGCTCGACATCGTCACCAACCACATGGGGCAGGCGTTCTATTACGACATGAACCTGAACGGGAACCCCGACATCTACATCGGGGGCACCGGCAGCACCTCGCCCGTCACCCGCATCTCCGAGTTCGACCCGGACTGGGACCCGCGCGGTGTGCAGGCGTTCACGTCGCTGGGCAACGCCGGGCGCGCGCCCATCATCTTCATCCAAGATCCGAACATCAACCGCGTGCCGCCGGCGCCGGGCGTGCTCGGGCGCCTCGAGGGGTATCACGGGTTCGGTCGAATTCTGAACTACGACGACGACGCGCAGCGCCTCCTCGGCGACTTCCCCGGCGGCCTGAAGGACGTGAACACCGAGAACCCCGAGGTGCGTAAGACGATGATCGACGTCTACGCCAAGTGGGTCGAGGAGACCGACCTCGACGGCTTCCGCATCGACACCGTGAAGCACGTCGAATACGAGTTCTGGGAGACCTTCGCGCCCGAGGTGCGGAAGCGCCTCGCCGCCAAAGGGAAGCAGAAGTTTCTCATGTTCGGCGAGGCGTTCGACGGCAACGACAAGCTCCTCGGGAGCTACACGCTGCCGAAGCGCCTCGACAGCGTGTTCTACTTCTCGCAGCACTTCCAGGTGTTCCGCGACGTGTTCCAATACGCGAACAGCCCCGAGCAGAAGGGCACGAAGCAGATCGCCGATCTGTGGGGCGAGCGGAGCAAGAACTACGGCGCCGAGCCCCAAGAGGGTGGAATTGGCATTCCGCCCACCAAGGCGCTGGTCAACTTTCTTGACAACCACGACGTCGCGCGGTTCCTCTTCTACGCGCGCGGACAAGACGCGGAGAAGAAGGCCTCGATGCGCAACGCGCTCACCCTGCTCATGACCGAAGATGGCATTCCGTGCTTGTACTACGGCACGGAGCAGGACTTCGCGGGCGGCAACGATCCGGCGAACCGCGAGGTGCTCTGGGACACGAAGTTCGCCACCTCGGGCGACACGTTCCTCCACTTTTCGAAGCTCGCGCGGCTCCGCAGGAGCTACGCGGCGCTCCGTCGCGGCGACCTCGCCGTGGTCTACTCGACCCCCCACACGGGCGACGAGGCCGACGCGGGCGTCTTCGCCTTCGAGCGCACCGGCGGCGACGCAGGCAACGCCTACGCGCTCGTGGTGCTGAACACGAATGGCAAGAAGGCGAGCACGACCGAAGACGCGGGCAAGGGCATGAAGACGACCCTCGCGCCGGGCATCACGCTCGTCGACGTGCTCGATCCGGAGCAGCCGCGGTTCACCGTGGAGGGCGACGGCTCGGTCAAGGTGAGCGTGCCGGCGCAGCGGGGTCGAGTCCTGGTGCCCGAGACCCAGGTGGTTCGGTAG